Below is a genomic region from Gasterosteus aculeatus chromosome 2, fGasAcu3.hap1.1, whole genome shotgun sequence.
ATTACCATTAGTGTTACAAATGTTTATGGAAATTTGAAATACCGTCCAGAGTAAATATCCATTTCAAAATCATTAGaacacatgaatgaatgaatcaatataTCAAAGGTGCCTCGTCTAGCACttgggcatgtgtgtgtctgcctcatGTTGCTCACCACAATAGTAGagagctgcagaaaggcaaagCCCCTGTTGAGATGGGTGTGCTTGTCCTTGATTAGGCGAACattggagggggagagagtggCAAATGGAGCCAAAGCAGATAAGATGGTTTCCACTGCGGTATGAGGGCCGAGGTTTCTTAGGATCAGAGCTGGTGCAGGAGAGGATGAGAGAATGTTATATTCTTTGACACATTATTTAATCATTTGGGTACCAGATAATATGGAGAGCTGAAAATGTATGTATGCCATGAGGCCCCCCCTTCTATAGCTGTAGAGCTACCGTGAGGTAATAAAAAATGCTTCAAAAACAAGTAGTTGCTTTAATCCCTATTAACCAATATTTGAGAACGGACCCAAATCTTTCAATTAAGTTCTTAATTAAGTGCTTTCATATTTAAACATcgtacttttttcttttcaaagtttTAATTAAAAGTAGGTCTTTAAAAGTAGAGATTTGCATGGAGAGAAACAGTCAACAGATGGACGTACTGTCATTGGCGATATCTGCCTGCTGTGTAGACTGTCCCGGACTGACACTAGGGCCCGAGGAGTGGTAGGGCGCTGGCAGCGGCAATAAGCCTCGTGCTCCCTCCTTTTGAAGACCAACGGGCAAATCCCTCTGCAATTGGGGCAACTTCAACTCAGCctctgggggagaggggggaagacAATTGTGCGCATTATTATATGATGTGCGAGCACGTATGTGGCTACAGGAGGAGAGTAGTTAATATTATCATTTTTTACCTGATTTAGGCACACTGCATTTGAAGCACTTCTCTCTCCTTTTAAAGTTTTGCACACCACACTGTTGAATTGTTACATGAGCTACTGTTAATAGATCGTTTAAAAGAATCCGCCACTACATTGACGAATACACGTGCATAAAATGCACAAATAAACGTGTGCAcacaatgtaaaacacacaacctTGTTGCAGAGCCAGTCCTCATTGGCACGAGGTTTTGGGTCACTGTAATGCATCGACACTCTTTGTCCCAGAATCAACAGCACcgactaaaaaaagaaaaagaaaaaagagggagggggaaacAAAGAATGATTATCAGCGATAATTAGGCCAAACATGCCAGAGAAAGGCCTCATCTCACAAGAGATGAGAGAGAATGAAAGGGACGAGAGGGAGAggggcacagagagagaaacagagagtaGAATTGAGGCTGAAGGAAAGAGAAAACCAGAGAATTGCAACCTTCAGCTTCAGGAAATTGGGACGGACTGAGATGGTGTATGTTTAGTGTGTGGGTGTCCACTTTTAAAGAGGAcacaatgtgtctttttttttcatccctccCCCCTGAAGGGGAAACCTTTCTTCACAGTTTTCCGCACATCCCATCCCACTGTCACCACCTTGATCCCCCAAATAGGCAATGGATCCATCCTAAAGATGTAATAAATGGGAGATGACCCAGATAGGAAAGAttccaaaacaagaaaaaatgagGTACTATCTTGGTTTCAGCATTCAATGGTCcattggagagagagagtgataaCGTGTCcctggagaaagaggagacCCCTATAATAGAGGAGCTTGAATTGGGCAATGAGAAGCGAATGTGACTGGGGGAGTTCACTATGAAAACTATGCAGTAAAGGTCCCAGACAGACAAACGTCAGCATGATGTAACACGCATTTACCTGCTTGTGGAATTTTGTCAAAGCTGAAAGACCTACCTACCTCAGGGACAAAAATCCTTTCCTCCACCCCGTGTCTCTAGCATACTGGAGTGCATCAGGTGCACGTGACGGGGTATGATGTGACTGTGCGCTTGTCCTGATGTTAACACATATGTCCCAttgtatgcatgtatatatgtgtatgtgtgtctgtgtagggGAGAGTGACCTGGTTGGTCTCCATCCAGCGGGTGGCCTCCTGTATGACATTAAACTCGACGAAGGCGAATCCTCGGCTCTGACCTGGACACCGCCCAGCGCCATGGTAaccgaacaacaacaacaacaacataacaaCGCAGTGAGGGGTTAGTGCTTCATgtccagaggagagagagagagagaccctgtAGCAGCactaaattaaataaagcaTTACTTCCTCTCTCCCTTGGAAGTAACACACCTGACAGCCAGTTGGAAAGCCACCGTCGAATTCTCGGCAAGGGTGGGAGAACGCAATGTCTAGTATCTCAACAAGGTAAAGGAAAGAGGTCGAGAAAGAGAGAATCCTACCCACTCACTACTTTGAGCTGGAGCTTTTCGGCTTTCATATGATGAAGCACTCAGGCACCAACAAAACACatgggggcacacacacacacacacacacacacatgcaggcacacACGGTCTTGAGAGTGCAGCCTGAACTATATAGCAACCATTTCAATAGATGGAATGCTCCATACTGTCCATGCATTACTATACTGGACCGAGAACACATTATGGAACATATAATATACAACAACGCTGTACTTGATATAAGATCATCCtttaaacatgacaaaatgaGAGGGGCTTATTCTAAACAGTGatgtggggggggtgagaaaGGCAGAGCAGTGCGGAGGACCGGAAGGGTGCCTGAGGTAGATCGGCACACCTTGCAGACAAACAGCGTGTTAGCAAAGAAGGGAGGCTGGTGGGAGAATGACCTTAATGGAAaacctttgggggggggggggaagaagagctTTTCCGAAGCGGTATGGATGAGCCTTACAGAACTGAGACGTAGCTGCAACATTCACATCCACACACTTGCGCAGCCAAAAATAGCTGCAATGACAAAGGCCACCAAATGCACTCGGCTTCTGCTGCGTAGTTCTCAGTTGGCATTGTTATGTTTGTGAGCATTGTTCAACCTCACTTCAACATGGAATGAGGCAGAATGATGAGAGGGTAAAGACGGTAAGAGACGAGTGGAAAGACACAAACGAATGCCATGGAGGAAGGATGTAAACTGATCACTGTGTGCATGCATTCTGGTCCTTAATGGGCAACTATGGAGAGAGCTCTCCTTGGAAGCATGCAAGGGTGATTGTTGCCCAGTGAGCATTAGCCAGAATCCAGACACAGATAAAAAGTAAAATCTAAGCAGGAAACGCAGCAAACGCCTGTATGAGTGTATAAAGGATTTCTTTGCACCAGCCATCTATCCAGCTGTCGAGAGTATGAAGAAATACAATGGTAGtaagagagaaggaaaacaaaaggaagagcACTTATTAATACAGGAGAGGTGACTGAGCAGGTCAGGGAAAGTCACCTGAGAGAACACCGGAGTGGAAAAAAAGCTGGTAATGAGTGAGTTTGACACAAAAGGGAGGATGAACacctaaaaagtaaaaaaaaaaaaaaatggaggcaATGTACAAGTTTTTACCTGAGGATTTGTTTCTCATGAGGCGAACCTCTCTGGGCTGGATCCCCTGCTCCTGGAGTTGTGCTCGGAtctatgaacacacaaacattattgGATTTTCAGGCCGACTGACTGTAAGACCCACGCATCATTAGAACGACTCACAAACGCGCACTGACCTCATTGGTGGTGACGTTGGGCGGCAACATTCGAAGCATTATGATGTTGCTTGGCCTTTGGTTAAGGTCTGGGTCTGCGCGGTAATCCTGGTCCAACTCCTCAAGGTAGAGGTCCGAGGCAGCGCTTCTCTCCTCGGCCCCCACTGGAAAGGCCTGCATGGAACCGACACGCGTGGTCAACAACTAAATGAAACTGGAGCCGTTGCTTAGCGAGGATGAACTTGTAGTGGCTTACCCTCCTCTTCACGGCTGCACGGGAGAACCTGTCCTCCTCCCTCGGCCTTTCAGTATTGTATTCCATTTGCTCAGAATGAGCACCGCCACGACCCCAGCTGCCCTCCCTGCCCGCTGAATGAGGGGTGCTGTTCTCGGGAAAGCCCCTTCCACCTTTCCCCCGACCCCTTTCCTGCCGACCAGTCAACAACTGCTCCAACTCCCGCCTggatccctcctcctccctccggagCAACGGAGGGGCTGAATCCGCCTGCGACTGGGTGCACGGGGGCCACAGGAGCCCCTTCCCCCCACGGCCATTTCCTCCCTGGTGAAAGCCCAAGCGGTCCTGCAGACGACCCGGCAAGAAGTCGGGGACGCCCAGCGATTGCTCTTCGTGGCCGTACATGTCCCCCTCTGCGCCGACGTCGTATCCCACGCCTGCGTCCTCATCCTCCTGGCCGTAGGCCCGGTAGTCCATGTCGCGGAAGTTATGATCGTTGTGGGTGTTGCCGTAGCGACCCGTGCGGTCCCCTCGCCCACCCCTACAGGCCACGAAAGACAATGTTAAGGACTCGTGGGACACGTGTTCTCTTTGAGATGGACAGGCAGGGAGAGGAAGCTCACCTCCGCTCAAAGTCCATGCTGATTCACTGACTGCTCCCGATCTTATCCGTTCTATTTGGTTACAGCATTGGGGACCCTAGAAGTACAACAGCAGTTTTAATGTTTCAATTAATTAATCAGGACCCTGGATGTCAGCTTTGCTGGTTGATGCCTTAACCAACTCTTCTCCAGGTACCTGCCATGTTACTATTTGGTTACAGAATGGACAGATCATGGATGTAACATTGCACTTAAAAAGTTTATTCCTTTGAACAAGCAACATTCACGACAATCGCCTTTCAGAAACAGTCAGATCGTCCTAGCAGAGGCACCCCGGGATCCACAGGGGTGATGTGCACGGTGTGCGTTCACTGGGAGCAGGAggcattcattttattctgtcGCTAGGTTGTCTGCATCTTTGAATGCTGCAGCCTCCTTCAACTTTGACTGATATTAAACGCTTTACACATGAGCACTCACGTACCAAACGAGTTGAAGCATAACCCGGCATCCCTAATGAAAACGTGTGTGCATGCCTGACCTAACTAAGCAAACATGAGTGTTAAACAATGACGTGTGACGGTCATCTGTTAGCGGGCAAGCTAAATCGTTTAGCATCTGGATAGCTAGCTAGtccaagcaaaaaaaaaagctgtttccAAAACCGTTTGTCACCGTTGGTAAACACGTTAACATCAGTATTTGTAATAGGACAAACTCTTACCAGCGCCACATGTAACCAACAatagtttttttaatgtcacGTCGAAGGCCAGGTGAgaagtatgttttatttttcacgGAATACTGTGTAAAATGGCCACAGCAAGACAACAACTCCGAGAGGGAGGGTACAAATACCTGACTCTGGTATGTGATTAGTGGTTGGAGAGCGAAAATACCAATGATGGCGGTGATTGGACGAGACAAACACGCCAACCCAGAGTCGTATTAAGAGTAAGTCGCGTAAGCGGAAGTGTACCTGAACGTCATTTACACTAGTTCCAGGTAATATTTAGAACCATCGGTTTAGTAGAAAACAGGCAGGAAGACAAATCAGTAAAGGCACAATGAGCGTTCAATCTGCCAAATTTACTTCTGTTATGTAATCATCTCTGCTAACACAAAGTAGCCGGAATCCCAGAAGACAGGCGGAACAACTACTCATTCTTCAATTTGTCATTTTAGATTAATTTCCAGTAATAAACCTAGGATTTTATATGACTGAGCTATTATAAACATTACGGTTTATATAATGCTCATAACAatagttttacatttaaatatttttctaaattaaaaaaaaagtatttagtgattaaaaaaaaagtattgagagTATAAGAGTAAACGTCCATTATAATGCATCCATATGGCGCTACTATTATAAACGCTGCTAACTCATAGGAACTATTGCAGAGCTCATTGAGCCTCcattgcttaaaaaaaagaattaatagAAATGGATCCTTTTGCAGTGAACGGAGTTGACGTGACTCTAATTAAACGGCTCTGAGCCAACTCTAAACCAGTGGCCCGACCATTCCTAACACACTGCGTGGCATTTATTGATACAAAAACATCAGGGGTCACAAGTTGTCAGAAAAGTTAATTAATGCAAGAAATATGAGATTATTGAATAAATAGAAAGTTCTTAAATAccatacaaaagaaaaacctaTTATCAGCTTTATTTGGGGAAAAGAATCCGTAAAGAAAAACCGTAATAGGtcacaatacaaaaaaaggccCATCTCCAAAACTATTTTAGCCTTGCACCCAAAGCATTAACTTCAATTAACTAATGGTTACAATTTATCATTAAACTGACATAAGCTGATCATAACAGCAGGATAAAGtaaactatttaaaatatacTAAGAAAATTAGAGACAACAATAAAAAGTTATAGTACAATAATGACAATATCATTGAAGAAGGGATGGGAATAGTAGAGTAAAAGGCAAACTTGaaacacattaacatgtactTACAAAGCTGTgtaagacatacagtacatggtAGACATTATGGTAATAACACAATGTATCATCTATCTGAAAGAATATTCAACTCATCAACTACATCACTCAGGATTTGACCCACTGATTAACAAAATCAAATGAATCTCCGGTACACACAAGAAAGGTCCTAATAAGTCATATGTTTAACCTGATTGTGCCTCTAGATATACAATGCCTTTCAGTAAAGCCAAAGTTTCTACGTCACTCGAGTAGCTGTTAATTCCATTACCCAACTGTGTCACGAAATGTGGCCACCGCGGGTAACTTTGGCATGGAAACAAAGAGTTCGGTCAGTAACGCACAAGACCTTACCGTGCATACAGTACATAGACACGCATGTTAATACACACCCacaaaaaatgtacacacattcaCCGCATGCAGAACTGCACTGGAGAAAGCAAACCACCATACAGttgcgcacgcgcacgcacgcacacacacacacacacacacacacacacacacacacacacacacacacacacacacacacacacacacacacacacacacacacacacacacacacacacacacacacacacacacacacacacacacacacacacacacacacacacacacacacacacacacacacgctctctaaAGTACAGGTAAGTAATAAGGTATGGGAAAATGTATCATACAATCTAGTTCAGGCATACCTCTGGACAGCGCCTGAGTCAGAATATGGGCCTGATTGAGCATAGCCAATGACAGAGGCGGGCgggcgaggtgtgtgtgttggttgggggggcggagggtcTCAAATGTGATGTGTGGAGACtacaaattacaaaataatacCCTAGTTTAgtaatttcaatttcaaaccCACAACTTACTCTTCTTGGCCGCTGCTCTCAAGGCACTACATGTAGGCGATACTGTGTAAAATCCACATTGACAAAGTCTTAATTAAAAACCAATTCcatattaatgtattttttcccGTATGCGTCTCTCTCTGATGTCCCCATGATCTTTGGCCTGGTAAGGACCCTTTCTCTTTAGTTCCCATCATAGCACATTTCAACTACGTTTACATCGACTCAACTTCAAACCGTCCCTCCCCACCTGCTTTTGGATCTGAAGGTTGTTTTTGATAAGAGAGCAAAATGGCACAAAATCCAATATATAGGCCGAGGAAGGCGTAGGGAGCCTATCAAATAATTTAAGACCTGCTTTACTTTTGTTGAGGATAAATGGTTGATAAGAAATTGAGCAACAGCACAACGTTTTCGGTCCCTGCCCAATTTTCTCCCTTTCTATCTGTGCTTGACGGCAGCTCCCTCTTCTCCCAGAGCCTATAACAGAGCGCAGTTGGTCTTCCTGCCACGTTTCTTGGCCTGCAGTGCTGCCCGAGTTGCCATCTCAAAGACTTCCCTCACACCATCTTTGGTCTTGGCAGAACACTCCTGGTAGCCGTAGGCACTGATGCGGTTTGCCATCTCTTTGCCATCTTCGAATTTAACCGGCTCCTGGAGACAAATGTCGAGAGAGACGGtctacatttttactttaaagtCATTATACCACATTAGGCTTTTTGATAAAAACCAGATAAACAACACCTTGTTTTAGGTTGATGTTATTTTTTCCTGTTTAAATCAAGAAAGCCAAGATGCAGAATCCCTCatatttgaagaaaaagaaaaaaacccaacctGTTTCATTTTGGCGAGCTCTCGTCTGGTGTGGTCATCGTTGCGCAGATCTTTTTTATTGCCCACCAGAATAATgggaacatttggacagaagTGTTTCACTTCAGGGGTCCACTTTTCCGGAATATTCTCTACAGCGAGTAGAGAGAAAGAACGCAGGAATTAAGAGACATAGATCACAATCACAAAGTGTTTGACACGTAGTGGTGTGATTGTTGCCAATACCTAAACTGTCAGGGCTGTCTACAGAGAAGCACATGAGAATAACGTCAGTGTCGGGGTAGGAGAGAGGCCTCAGTCGGTCATAGTCCTCCTGACCTGCTGTGTCCCAAAGCGCGAGCTCTACCTgagaaaacagacacacatgtagggcagataaataaatatgatgGATATCAAAATAGAGCTAACCAAGCATTTAAGTTACAAGATTACCACTTAATGGAAGTTACACAACTGAGTCTAACCATTCTAACGTATTTTTCAACTTTAATTAAAGACAGTGTAGAGGGGGATCAACTATGCTGGAAAAAATAGGAAGATTCTTTCAATGAAAAGTCAAACCAGTGCTGATATTtcccaattgtttttttttggggggggggggattattagGCTAttcatcattgtgtgtgtgcatgacccCTTCGGGCTCTGCAGAGCCTCGTATTAGCACTTTACATGAGTCTCACCTGTTTTCCGTCCACCTCGATGTCTGCCACGTAGTTCTCGAACACGGTGGGCACGTAGACCTCCGGGAACTGGTCCTTGCTGAAGACGATGAGCAGACAGGTCTTCCCGCACGCACCGTCCCCGACGATCACCAACTTCTTCCTGATGGCTGCCAtctgggggggaagaggagactCCAGCATGAACTAACACACCAGGGTGCGGCAGCTCTCTGTTTGCTCTCCACTAATAATCACACCCAAACGTAATTGTATCAACCGTAACGTGAAGTAAGAGGGTGAACGGGACTATTCGACTGTTACAACTTCACGGGGGCCGTTGCAAAGCTTTCCCGTCCTTCACCAGTTCTCCCCGGACTGCACGTCATGTTAGGAGCAGGTCAACAGCGATCagaacgtttttaaaaaaaagcaagatAACTGAAGGTGTTTGTCTCCTGGTGGCAAACAGGAAGGCTTCCTTGAAGGTAGAGCGGTTCCCACACCTCCTGCCTGACAGGCTGTGCGGCGTAACGTTAGATGGGGCCTGTCAAACCAGCTAATAGTAGCTAGCAACAAAGCTAACGGTGTTTCCCGGGGTTTTTAACGCTGTCATTCAATATATTCTGTTGGTAATTACAACCGCACCATACGAGGCA
It encodes:
- the LOC120829067 gene encoding rho-related GTP-binding protein RhoA-C, encoding MRLSSLSDGLMTSSRTCVLQVGGAFQSARKRRKADTERQAMAAIRKKLVIVGDGACGKTCLLIVFSKDQFPEVYVPTVFENYVADIEVDGKQVELALWDTAGQEDYDRLRPLSYPDTDVILMCFSVDSPDSLENIPEKWTPEVKHFCPNVPIILVGNKKDLRNDDHTRRELAKMKQEPVKFEDGKEMANRISAYGYQECSAKTKDGVREVFEMATRAALQAKKRGRKTNCALL